aattccttttccacaacactataaataggtgcctagggtcacagatTTAgacacacaattgaagtattcaaaggtaagattttggaacaaaaatcagccaaacacttgcaacctatttaacagaaaatcctaggaaccttaagggcgattctagttggtcaagcttgaggcggatccggactgctgtggactatctacggagggacgacacttggagtcctaaagacttgttcttgttcggttcgggtgcacctagggagggcacgctacaaagtgtatgcatccgaattatgctaaatgattatgtgtaaataatatgtttcctggcattaaggttttccgcatgatttatgttttgtcatatgtatcataacctaacacttactTGGAAACCATGCATCCATCATCAACAAGGCAATAGTCAACGAGTTCTTGGACGAACTCGGAGAGAAACTTCATATCTTTGATATTGGACTTCAGAAATGGTGTAACTAAAGTATTGCCACCGCCAGAAGCCTTCCAAAACATGCCCGAAGCCTTCCAAAACATGCTCGAATCCGATTTGGAAAACATGCTCGCCACAATCGGATTCGAGCATGTTTTGGAAAATGGTGGTGCCAAATGTTCGGCTATTTAGTGTTAAATATGAAATTCATGTTATAgtaacatttttttaaaatatagtaACCCATTGTTAACATATAGGAATAAATGAAGGTGAAGTGAGTGTTACCATGCAGTTACCAAAAGCCGCAATATTATCCAATCCACCAGGCAGTTTGGTCACCCAAATGACAAGCTCTGCAATCTCATCAACTATTGCATGCACACGAGGATCACTAAAAAATGCATCAGACTGGGATATTTGGGGAGACGACAAATTGGGCTTATGTTGCATTAAGCAAAGAAGCTCTTTAATCTGGTCCATGTAGAAGTTTGAGACTCTTTCCATATCCCTTCTCATGAACAAGAAGTTCTCATATACTTTCTGCAAAAAGAAATTGAACAGAAAAAGTGAATAATAAATGTAAAACAGatatacaaaataaaaattaaataataatagacGAAAGAACTTACATCAACATCAATTGCACGAATGTCGTCATCTGACATAGAACCAGGGGGAAGCCGGAAAACAGATTTCCCTTTGACGAGCATGTAGATCTCCTCTGCCATCATCATTTGAAGCTTGGTTAGCTTGGTCAGCTCGGTTAGCTTGCAAAgcagcatcatcatcatcttctccTGTGTAAACTTGGCCATCCACAAACACCAACTTCTCACTTACAGGGCAGATCCTAGAATCTAGAAGCCCACACCCAAAACTCTTACAACTCATCTCAAGTTTTACTCTATTTCTAACAAGGTCATTGGTCCAATGTTTAATTAGTGGTAAATTTGAGTCTAGTGCAACATTCCTAAACTTCAAACGGTGGAAATAAATGATTTCTAACATGACAACACAACCACAAAACCATTCAGGAGACTCGGCAGAAGGTTTAGGCTTTTTAAGACCTTTATAACTTGCAACGGCTTCACAAAGTCTGTCAAGTACATATTTAGACCAATTATATGTCTTGATTTCATTCACATCAACTACACTCTTGGCTATCCTCAAATCAACGGTTCTGTTTGTAGTAGGGGCTGAAAAGGAGGAAAGAGCATGCATAACAAACAACTGTTTGAACTCATTCATACGATCGTCAGTCAAAAGAGGAATCCTTTCCTCAACCAAATTCAAAGGTATTGACTCATTATGGTCATGCCCAAACTTACGTCTCCACTCAAGCTTCAAGGGGTAATCGGGGTTGGTTTCATTAGCACTACGAGAAGTTTCTACAACCTCTTTCATGGGGTTCAAAGGTAAACAAAAAACATCATAAACATCAAATTCTGAAACAACGAAATCTCTCATCTGGTCAATTGTAAACATACAGCTAATGGGGTCAAAACTATCTACCAACCACCCTAACATAGAAGTTTATGTCCTGGTCAGTTGTACACTCAGCAACCCCCCAAACCCAATGTAAACAACATCCTTTTTCTGGTTATCAGATAAACCAGAAATAAGTTCAACCAATTTTGCAGGCCTACACCTTGTCCTGAAAGTCTTGCTGTAAAACAGAAAGTATAGAATAGATGATTTAAAAAAACAGAACTCGAACTTCACAAGTGACACAGAagatacaatatatatatagataagGACACTATGTACTAGAAAATATATGCATATTAATGTTACTATTATTCTTAAATTGTTTAATTGAACAAAGGTTATGAAGTTGAATAGGGAAGCAGCAAATAAGATGCTATGACAATCTATGCACACCACAGTTTGGAATTTTGCGCAATTAAAGACATGACAAAACACAAATACACAATGCAACAAAGACGAtactatataaaaaataaaggaCACTATGTACTAGAAAAAGAGTAATAAAATGTAATAGCTTACGTCTGTGCATCAGATGGTTTTGTTTCAACATTATCAGCATCACCACCAGACGTGTTGGCCGGTTCTTCAAATGTGACAGCCTTTCGCTTCTCCCAACTACTGCGCGGAGTCTCAACTTTGCTCAGTCTTCGCGGGCGTTCCCTGACAGGGGCCTGCCAGCTCAGGAAGCCAAACGCCCGATACCGCTTAGTTGGTGGTTTCACTGGTGGAACATCTTGTTGCGGAACAACTGGCCATGGCCGTTTCTTAGTTGCTACTGTTTtcccactagtggaaaaaggctcaTTTGCATCGGTGAATTTGCGTCGCAACCATAGacgtgcgacgcaaatgaaaaaatttagctttaattttagtcatttgcgtcgcagtattactaaactgcgaggcaaatgactttaaAATGTTcttaaagtcatttgcgtcgcagattagtagaGCTGCGATGCAATTGAGTCACTCATTTTCCTCGCAATATTActaaactgcgaggcaaatgactttaaAAACCTCTTAAAGTtatttgcctcgcagtttagTAATACTGCGAGGAAAATGAATTTAAAACTTTTCAGAATTTGGTTTGGCAATCACCTAGCTATTCTCACTTTGCTCTAACCTAAATCGAATGTATGCTTCTCCTTTCACTGCCTTGTCCTCCTAGCCCGCTTCCTTCCTTGGTCCAACTTCTCACTGCACCCAGGCCAACTGCGACGGTCGTTCTTCCTCCGGCAAGCATACTCGTCCTCCGGCCTCTTCTCCCTGCGCGCTGAACCTCGTCTCCTCCTGCGCAGTGGTTGTCCTCTTCTCTGTCGTTGTCACTGCCGCCACATCTCCTCGCTGCACACTGTCGTCGCGGCTAACAGCCGCCGCTGCTCTCACAGCCGCCGCGGCTCTCACATCCGTCGCGGCTCACAACCCCTGCACACCGCCCCTGCACACCTCCCCTACTACCACCGCTCCCTGCACGCCGTCCCTGCTCACAGCCACCGCCCCCTGTGTCGTCTGTCCTCTCttcaataattaattaggtattatttacatttaagattgaattttaatcttgatattatttagttgaattttaattgtgcaatttaattattattgtggatattttgattgaattttagttgttcattttagttgaattttaagatTGAATTATGAAAGGTGCACACCCGAAAATAGAAGAACCGGAACATGGATATTGATGACAGGTGCATCTCACTAAATCTCCCTTTGATATGTTCTATAAATCCAGAGAGGGGAAGAAATTATATGAattattatgaatttatgatagAAATAGGCCAATTTGGCATTTCTCTTTGCATTTGTATTTAATATGGATCAAATATAAGGAAAATGCTAATGTCGCCCTCAGGGGACTATGTATCACAGGCCTTAAATTAGAAATACtatgaattattaactttgaACAAATTGTAATTATGTCATAATTCCGAAACTGATACTATTTTTGGAAATATAAGGGATAGCAAAACACTTGATTTTAAACTGACACCAACGAAGGAAAATCTTGCAATTTTCACCCTTCAATggaacttttttttctttcttttttgagTTATTTGTTGTGGAGCTTTTTGTATATAGAAAGAACTGCAGGAAAAGACACTGCCAaagtatattataaaaaattcaaaaccctGTCGTCATCATCGTtatgaaagaaagaaaaagagattGTCCATTTCTTATTAATCTAGGTACCTCTCCTCTTTGACAAAGATTATATGAGGGTACATGAATCTTGAGATATTTGATTATTTCTCGGGAAAATTTCCATTTGATTACCTATTAAGGGAACTGGAGCCTCTTCATCCTTTCCCACAACATTTCTCTATGTTAAGTAGttaaattagtgattgaaattaaGCATACATGTGATTTGGTTTAAGATTCATATTGAAAGAAGCATCAATATTCAGGTAATAATGATATGAGTATCTGATTTTACTATGGTAACATTTTTATTAATGTTTTACCTTAAATATGATGTTGTATGGTAATTTCGTTTATTGAGACTTGTGATTTGGGGTAACAGGCAATATCTGTCGAAGGATTGAAGAATTCCCTACAGACAGACTACATACAAAAAGTAAGTATATGATAAAACCTGCCTCATATTTGATTTTGTAGTTAGTTTGTGGACTATAAGTTTGCAATCAATCATGTGCTCAACTAATCGTCATATGTTCCCTTGCAGATTCTTGGTCTAGGTATCTGTGCTGACACAATGATTGGTGATGCTATGAGGAGAGGCATCTCAGGTGGTCAAAAGAAAAGATTGACTACAGGTGCTTCAGTTAAAAACAACTGTTGTAAAACTTAAATCTGATCATGCCCATTATTCTGAAGAATCATGGTAATAATGGAATTTTGCAGGTGAGATGATTGTTGGGCCGACTAAGGCGTTCTTTATGGATGAAATTACGAATGGCTTGGACAGTTCTACTTCATTTCAGATTGTTTCCTGTGTTCAACAGTTGGTCCATGTAACAGATGCATCTGCATTGATTTTTTTGAGAGCTGTGGTTTTAGGTGTCCTAAGAGGAAGGGAATAGCTGACTTTCTACAGGAGGTAAGAGTTTCCAACTCTGGTATCTGGTGATGCACACTTACCATTCTGAAGTGACTGCAATTTTCTCTAGCTTCCATGAATTTTTTCTTGAGTTAAACTTTCCATCCCTTTATACCTTAGTTACAGGTTATTTCACAAAAATGTATATAGCTTCTTCTGGGAATCTGGGATAGTTAACAAAACAGTAGCTATGAAACTTAAAGGTTATGATTTAAACTTCAAATCTCCTAATAAAAAGCACATATTTTTTATTGATTGAGTCCACTGCTTGTTAAACATagttccaattttttttcttaatttatttgctgcctgatttgttttttttttcaccctttttttttttgcagttgGTCATTTTAGCTCTGTAACAATGACTGTATATATGCGTACTCGGATGCATGTGGACATTCTTCATGCTAATTATTATTTGAACGCCCTGTTCTATGGTCTTATCGTGCTTCTTACTGGCGGATTTCCAGAAGTGTCTGACTATCATGAAACTTcctattttcttcaaacagaGAGACCTCTATTTCTATCCCGCTTGGGCCTATGCAATCCCCGCCACTATCATGAAAATCCCATTGTCTATTTTGCTTGCTACTCTCTGGACATCACTTACTATACCATTGGATATGCTCCAGAAGTTGAAAGGTGAGTTTTCAGGAGTCTCATGCTCCGTACAAAAAAGTGTTTTGGTTATGTATGTAGTACAGATTGACAGTCAATTTCTATCCCAACTTGAAGTCAAAGCTATTTTTACCTCATAGTTGTCCATTTctgatggagccaaagattcatctGTTCTTTTGGCTTTgtgatgtaatggactaaatcaaaatagcTCTTAAAACCTTtttgcttcctttccatgaagtacaagatggtcgtcccgttatcgtcCCGtatgtgtaataagtttgaaaacattccttaggttctttagttcaaagttgggttcgaaaacttcatttttgctcaaatatgacctagaacgacccaattagccttaaatgtgaaataatagattgtaaagagccttaaaaGTTGTaagtatgcatattaaacgtataataagtttgaaaacattccttaggttctttagttcaaagttgggttcgaaaacgccatttttgcccaaatatgacctagaacgacccaattagccttaaatgtgaaataataaattgtatagagctttagaaagttgtaaatatgcatattaaatgtgtaataagtttgaaaacattccttaggttctttagttcaaagttgggttcgaaaacgccatttttgcccaaatatgacctagaacgacccaattagccttaaatgtgaaataatagattgtaaagagccttagaaagttgtaaatatgcaaattaaatgtgtaataagtttgaaaatattccttaggttctttagttcaaagttgggttcgaaaacgtcatttttgcctaaatatgacctagaacgactcaattagccttaaatgtggaataatagattggaaagagccttataaagttataactatgcatattaaacgtgtaataattttgaaaatattccttaggttctttagttcaaagttgggttcgaaaacgccattttatcccaaatatgacctaaaacaacccaattagccttaaatgtgaaataatagattgtatagagccttagaaagttgtaaatatgcatattacacgtgtaataagtttgaaaacattccttaggatctttagttcaaagttgggttcgaaaacttcatttttgcctaaaaatgacttagaacgacccaattagccttcaatgtgaaataatagattgtaaagagccttagaaagttgtaaataagcatattaaacgtgtaataagtttgaaaacattccttaggttctttagttcaaagttgggttcgaaaacttcatttttgcccaaatatgacctagaacgacccaattagccttaaatgtgaaataatagattgtaaagagccttagaaagttgtaaatatgcaaattaaatgtgtaataagtttgaaaacattccttaggttctttagttcaaagttgggttcgaaaacgtcatttttgcctaaatatgacctagaacgacccaattagccttaaatgtgaaataatagattgtatagagccttagaaagttgtaaatatgcatattacacgtgtaataagtttgaaaacattccttaggatctttagttcaaagttgggttcgaaaacttcatttttgcctaaaaatgacttagaatgacccaattagccttaaatgtgaaataatagattgtaaagagccttagaaagttgtaaataagcatattaaacgtgtaataagtttgaaaacattccttaggttctttagttcaaagttgggttcgaaaacttcatttttgcccaaatatgacctagaacgacccaattagccttaaatgtgaaataatagattgtaaagagccttagaaagttgtaaatatgcaaactaaatgtgtaataagtttgaaaacattccttaggttctttagttcaaagttgggttcgaaaacgtcatttttgcctaaatatgacctagaacgacccaattagccttaaatgtgaaataatagattgtaaagagccttagaaagttgtaaatatgcatattaaacgtgtaataagtttgaaaacattccttaggttctttagttcaaagttgggttcgaaaacctcatttttgcctaaatatgacccaagGAAACAAGTATAGTAGTGATttataattgcacttacatgtaaaatattctttgcatttacatgtgtaaacaaagtatatataattgcatattttatcgaatgtgtagtgcttttcggagttacaagagactaggtggacaatctaagggaactaaattaacatggattccagcacaggtataattagtttattatttacctaagaagcaaggttttcaaaattataacatacaatgtgatagaaattttacttgtgttatttattttaatgcatttagtgtgctcaacaaccgggatcactagattgtggctactacgtcatgcgttttatgtacgacataataatgaatcatggtaatagtcaagatcttactaaggtatgttctcataaactacgtactttatataataaattgaagtacacaaaactattatattgatcaatcgttgataaattgaattatttacactttattaggatttttcaagaacattgccttattcaccggaggagattaatgaggtgaaagatttttgggcagattacttcatgaacaatgtcgaatttttagcttaatttgtaatatgaacttgatctctagctagctacgtacctttgttgtaataattttatgtttgttgtaacatgttggttgatcgatctatgacgaatttaattgccttttattgggaacgttaattacgttgtaaacttttgtgacaggtattatttataaatgtattcccggtattgggaatgaagcgtctaatttcaaagacgatcatgtcggaatttccaactaaaatattaaaaaacgaattttttttttaaaaaaataagtcatttgcaacgcacgttagctcaatgtgcgaggcaaatgacttaattttttggcgctaaaattgtcatttgcgtcgcacattaagctaatgtgcgtggcaaatgacttttttttttggcgcctaaaagtcatttgcgtcccACATTTAGCTAAtatgcgtggcaaatgacttttcaacatggtgcctgaaaagtcatttgccacgcaaattagctaaatgtgcgacgcaaatgactcttatttgcgtcgcacatttagctaatgtgcgtggcaaatgacttttcaacatggtgcctgaaaagttatttgccacgcacatttgctaattgtgcgacgcaaataagggtcatttgcgtcgcacaaatgtgcgacgcaaatgacttttagtcatttgcgtcgagagcttttgccacgcacgatgtgcgacgcaaatatgcttaaaagtgcgatgcaaatgaccctttttccactagtgtccTTATCCCAATTCCATTCACAATATTCTTCAATGGCACATCATCTACACAATACATTAACAGAAATCAGTGTGCAAAATAAATATTCCAAAACAATACTCTACTACTTCCTATAGTGACCATCACTGAGAGTATAGtaaccaataaatttattacaATTACAATTACCTCAATTATACACAATAATACTTAAAACAATAGCATAGTGACCTTTAATTAGTGAATGCGGACAATAAATAGGTATTATCAGAACAATGAACcacaaaaatcaacaacaaaatgCATAGAAACAGTAATTCTGAaaattagtcaaattcaacaCTAAATCATGGCCATAAAACTTCAAATTATGAATGTTCACAACAACCTAGCTATGATTATacaacaaaaatcagaaaaacatgcttagaaaccctaattttgaaaattaggGACACAAACCCTAATTCGTGAACGGAAAAACTCATATCAAATAAAACTTGAAAAACCTCTAGTAGAATATCAAAATTAAATCAATGCGAGGTAATTGAACACATAAAAACATGAAAGAGCAAAAAGTAAATCGTAAAATTGGCGAACGAAAGGTAaaggaattaaaaaaaattggaaatagaaaaataaacctGAATTTTCGACTGATTTAGGTGAACTACGGAGCGTTCTTCCACTTCCAGTTGAAGTACCTCCACTTTTGAATCCTCCTCGACCTCGAGATGAACTACCTCCCCTACCGAGTCCTCCTCGAGTTCGACATGAAGGACCTCCCCTGGTTCTTGGCGACATTGATAATGGAGGAGAGACGAATTGCAGAAAATcgagagaagaagaaggagaaacagaggagagagaaggaggagagagaaaacagtgGACGAGTAAATGAAAGAGAAGAGGAAGAAACGAGTAATATAATTTGGGCTTAATTCATTCACACGTATGAATAGAATTAGTAGGTGGATAACCTTCCTTTAATGGGTTTGGTCCACAATAATAATAGGTGGACCAGGTTtatttaagaaaaatactaacAACTTAGGCTTCGTTCTATCGAACatattttatctgaacttattttatctgaaacaACTAACTTTTTccgaaataaacttatttgtggtgaaaatatttgaaaatcacttttttttctaaacttatctgaacttaactgaacttattataagtcgaacataacaaaactttattttattccATAATATATATGTCTGACTTAATTTACAAAATACGGAGCATTAATTAATTGGACTTATTTCCTTTTTTCTAGAAATTTGCCGAGCTTATGAGATAAGCAAGATATAGTTACTCGAAATGGTGATATGGATGAATGATGACCTAAGGTGCACAAGTCATAAAAGGTGGATTGGGAAATTAAGTAATGAGAAGCAATAGCTGCTGTCCTCGAGAAGGATTCAcatgaataaaataaaactaaaaaaaagatgtaattcagtcacattcttgtTGTTCTTTATATCAAAAGTGTAaattaacattaaattatgTTGAACATATAATGTGAATAATCCTAAGTTTCCATATAACCAACAGATTCGAATTTATATGACCGACTATATATCTCTAAAAAGTTATGAACTAACGTTATCCAAACACCGATAAGGTTAATTATTTGGTGATCCTATTTGTAATATCTGAGTCAGCAAAATCACAACTAGGTATGAACTTAAGAAATTTTGATATCCACATGTAACAAAACGTAACACCACATTTAAGGagatttttttgtcaaatattatccaattttgtaaacctttattcaaaggGTATGGGATCAATTTAGGTATTAttgtattacggagtactacgtatttataaaaataatccATTAAATTTTACGTATTTACGAATTTAGTACAATTATTTATGAAAAGGGTAATTGACACATGGTTATGATTACaatatgtattttataaatgttTTTAGTGTACCTAATATATGTACGATTTGAATGTCAAACAATTGATACAAGAACTTAAGTAAATGGATTAAACTTagtttaaaattattatttttcgcaTTAATCTCCATACAAACATTgacaaatatcaaaattttatctCAAGTAACTTTAAAATGACCAAATATAGGACACAAATTTTTTCAAGGCAACATTTGCGAATACACATGAGTTTACTTTAACACTCCTTCCACCAATTAAAAATTGTGCATTTAATTTTCACAATCCCTATACACgatttaaaacataaatattttcaattttacttGCGTTAAGGTTGTTAAGGTTATACGGAAGCTTTAGGTcctaagggacggagggagtagaccAATATCACATCAGCACACATTGCCTAAACCCGTCTTGATATAACAAATATTACCTTCGTACTACACAAATAAttttagtactccgtataaattaAGTACGGTATTCTTCCTGTATATGGTATCCACTTCCATtatacatactccgtatatacgAGTAGTAGGAGTATAGATGTATAGTTTGACATAAGGTACTACATACGGTCATACGGAGTATGAAGAacaatagtactccgtataatttgCTTAAGAACAAATACGTAGTACAAGTAAATGAAGTAAATGactaagagcaactccaatggttgcCTAAATCATATTATAGCTTGTGATGccatatcaactttttaagctACACAATTCCTAGCTATTTTTTACTCCAATGGTTGGCTACTTGCCACTTATTATTTTGTAcgtgtaaaacatcattttggtTTTGCCATATTTTTCAAGCTAATTAGCTCTACAAAGCTAATTTTCCTAACAAAGCTAATTTAGGACATGTGCACCAATGGTTTAGCTACTAGCTTAACATTTATGATATTTGCAAGCAAGTCCCTACAAgaaaccattggagttgctctaagagcatctccaatggttgtagctagggactagcttgaaatttataaaagtttcaagctaatagctagaccattggagtgaaaataataaattagcttggctaagcaaattagcttgtttaagctaatttgcttaacAACTAGCTTCCAAAAGTTCCAAATAataaattgacaagtgggacaaGTGAGACCAATTTAATAAACAAGCTAATTGCTAGCCATTAGAGcacaaattagctagacaataaaataacttgaaatcttatgtggcataacaagctaattgtcaaattagcttacTATTATAGATGCTCTAATAGTGAGTAATGACGTGTCCTTAATCCTTATTGGTGGATGGTGACTCACTGACTTGTGATTATAGCAAATAGGTGGGCCGCGTGAGCCGTTGCTTCAATAGTTCGGCTCCGGGTCACCAACCCAATTGTAATCCGTTTTGCTTGAAAGTCGTATGTTTGACCTAACTGCATATTCGTCGTTCTCATTGTGCACTTGCACAATAATTTAGCAATTTAGCATCCACACCATTTGTGTGTATTTTTGTTATTACTAACAACCACATTTAATTAACATAATCTGTAATCAACAAATCCATACTATGCAAAATAGAAGGAGGAGTGAAGTAAGTAAAATCAACACTTCACTTCAAACATTTGTCTGCTCAAGTAAACTTCTTTTATTTGTGTTTTTCACATTATTctcatatttaaaattaaaatataaaaaaaggcCACTTCTTATTTGATAGCCACTAAAGCTTTGTTATTTTCACCTTTTTGTGTATCGCTTGttatttactttttttatttcttaatATCGGATAAGATAAGGACATTTCAGACTAGAAAAGTCCAAATAGAAAAAATCATACCAGAccaaataaagtaataaatacTCACAAGAAACATTCGATCAGACCAGATCATTAGAAATAAAACCAGACCTGATCAGAAACTAAAAAATTCAGACCAGACCATAAAATTTAGAaaatactaaaccaaaaattaaataaaatcagatCAAACTAAAAAAATAAGACCAATCTTTATCTAAGTGAAGAGAACAAAgccaaatataaaat
This Spinacia oleracea cultivar Varoflay chromosome 6, BTI_SOV_V1, whole genome shotgun sequence DNA region includes the following protein-coding sequences:
- the LOC130462773 gene encoding pleiotropic drug resistance protein 3-like gives rise to the protein MTVYMRTRMHVDILHANYYLNALFYGLIVLLTGGFPEVSDYHETSYFLQTERPLFLSRLGLCNPRHYHENPIVYFACYSLDITYYTIGYAPEVESAFRSYKRLGGQSKGTKLTWIPAQCAQQPGSLDCGYYVMRFMYDIIMNHGNSQDLTKDFSRTLPYSPEEINEVKDFWADYFMNNVEFLA